The following proteins are co-located in the Sesamum indicum cultivar Zhongzhi No. 13 unplaced genomic scaffold, S_indicum_v1.0 C00819, whole genome shotgun sequence genome:
- the LOC110011508 gene encoding beta-glucosidase 6-like: MPPLYITENGVAENNNFRLTAKQACVDPIRIQYHAEHLAYLLLAIKELNFDVRGYFAWSYCDNFEWTSGYQSRFGIIYIDYVNSLTRYMKNSAFWFTKFLKPSSATPTSDKRQVETGVERASKKRRATSNV, translated from the exons ATGCCTCCTCTATACATTACTGAAAATG GGGTTGCTGAGAACAATAACTTCAGGCTCACAGCCAAACAGGCCTGCGTCGACCCAATAAGGATTCAGTATCATGCAGAACATCTTGCCTATCTTCTACTAGCAATAAA GGAATTGAACTTTGATGTAAGGGGTTATTTTGCTTGGTCATATTGCGATAATTTCGAGTGGACCTCCGGATATCAATCAAGATTTGGTATAATCTACATTGACTATGTCAATAGCTTGACACGATACATGAAAAATTCAGCTTTCTGGTTTACCAAGTTTTTAAAGCCCAGCTCGGCGACACCAACTTCAGATAAGAGACAAGTTGAAACGGGTGTGGAGCGTGCATCTAAGAAAAGGAGAGCTACATCGAACGTTTGA